Genomic window (Sulfurimonas sp.):
TCATCATCATCAACAACCATGTCTAGTTTATCATGTACTAATTTAGCGTCTATAATAAACTCTTCACCATTATGTTCATCTGCATCAAAACTTATATCTTCTAAAATCTTTTCTAAGACAGTATGCAATCTTCTTGCTCCTATGTCTTCTGTGATTTCATTTGCTTTGTGAGCCAAGTGGGCGATTGCTCTAATCGCTTCATCTTCAAATATTAGTTTTAAACCCTCAACACTCAACAGAGCTTCATATTGTTTTAACAAAGAGTTCTGAGTTTGAGTAAGAATTTTATATAGTGTTTCTTCTGTTAATGATTCAAGCTCAACCCTTAGTGGAAATCTACCTTGAAGCTCAGGGATTAGGTCACTTGGTTTGGTTAGATGAAAAGCTCCAGCAGCTATAAAAAGAATATGGTCAGTATTTATAACTCCATATTTTGTAGTAACACTACTGCCTTCAACTATTGGAAGTAAATCTCTTTGAACGCCTTCTTTGCTCGGGTCATTTCTTCCTTGAGATTTTGCACTAATAGCAATTTTATCTATCTCATCTAAAAATATTATACCACCGTCTTGGGCTCTTTTAAGAGCCTCTGTATTGATATTTGTCATATCTAAAAGTTTACTGCTTGCTTCATGTTTTAGTATAGATTTAGCATCTTTTACTGTAACTTCTTTTTTGTTATCTTCTTTGTTCATGGTGTCAAATATTTTAGAAAAACTTTCTTGAACTTTTGCCATCTCTGGAGGTAAATTTGTATCGTTAAACTCTACATGAACCTTGTCAAATTCAAGTTCTATGATTTTATCGTCCATCTCTGCGTTAATTACTCTTTTTTCCATTACAAGTAAGAGTCGTTGGTAGTCATCCTGTTTACTTTCACTTGCACTATCTGGAAGGGGAGGAATAAGTTTTTCAACTATTTTATTAATAACATAGTTTTCCATTTTCTCTTTGTTTTCTTCTTCTTTTTCAGCTTTAACGATAGATATAGAGTTAACAACTAAATCTCTAATCATAGACTCAACATCACGACCAACAAAACCAACTTCTGTATATTTAGATGCTTCAACTTTAATAAAAGGAACTTTCATCATTTTGGCAAGTCTTCTTGAAATTTCTGTTTTACCAACACCAGTTGAGCCAATCATTAAAATATTTTTAGGCATGATTTCATCTTGAAGTTCAGGACTTAGTTTCATGCGTCTATATCTTGTTCTAAGTGCTAAAGCAATAGTTTTTTTAGCATCTCTTTGAGAGATGACATAATTATCTAAATATTTAACTATCTCTTTTGGAGTAAGGTTCATTACTTGCCTTTTTCTAGTATAAGTGTTTTGATATTGTGATTTGTATAGATGCAGAGGTCTGCGGCTATGCTTAAACTCTCTCTTACTAACTCTTCATCATCAAGTGCAGAGTGTTTTTTCAAGGCTCTTGCAGCTGAAATAGCATAGTTCCCACCACTTCCAATAGATGCAATTTCTCCATCTTCAGGCTCAACAACATCACCATTTCCTGTGAGTATAAAAATATGTTTATTGTTTAAGACAATCATCATAGCTTCAAGTCTGCGAAGAACTTTATCTTTTCTCCATGCTTTTGAAAACTCTATGACAGATTTTAAAAGGTCACCTTTTTTATCTTCTAAAAACTCTTCAAACATATCAAAAAGATTAAAAGCATCTGCGGTACTACCTGCAAAACCTGCTAAAATTTTGCCATGACCAAGAGTTCTGATTTTTGTAGCATTACCTTTAAGAACAGAATCCCCAAAAGTAACTTGTCCATCTCCACCTATTACAGCTTTGTTTTTGCCCTTATAGGCAAGTATAGTAGTAGCATCAAACATAGTATATTATTCTCCTTGAACATCCACATGAAGTACCGCGTGAAGACCGTGACCTAGTTTAAAATCTAAATCATGTTCACCGATAGTTTTGATAGCATGTTTTTCATTTATATGTTTTTTATCTATCTCAATACCATGTTGTTCTTTAAGGGCATTAGCTATTTCATCTTTTGTTACAGAACCAAAAAGGTGACCATTTTGACCTAGCTTTTTAGTTATGATTATTTCTGCTTTATCTAAATCTTTTGCAATTTCTTTAAGAATATTTACTTCTTTTTCAAGATTTTGAGCTACTATTATCTCATCTTGTGCATGTTGAGAAAGTATCTCAGCAGTTGCATGTCTTGCAAAACCTTTTCCAATTAAAAAGTTTTTTCCATAACCATCTTTAACTTCCTTAACCTCGCCTTTTTTTCCTAAACTTTTTACATCTTTAATCAATAATACTTTCATTTTATAGTCCTTAAATTTTATTTATCTATTTATCTTGCCACTATAAGAAACTATGCCATGAGTTAAGTTTCCTATTTTTGTATAGCCCATATCTGGTAAGATTCTTGCAACATGAGCAGAACGACTTCCAACATGACAGTAGAGTATAATGTTTTCATTTTTATCAAGTTTGGCTTCTTCTATCGCTTGGTAAAAACTACTTGTTGGAACTAACTTATCAGCACCATTTATATGCCCCATCTGCCACTCCATATCTTCACGAACATCTACAAGTTTAAAAGTAACCATATCAAGTTCTCTAGCTTCTAAAAGAGCCAAAAGTTCATCACTATCAAGTTCATTTTGATTTACTAAAAGCTCACATTCTTCTTTTGTAAGACCTCTTGAGTGAGTATGTACAACTTCTTCTGCTTGCATCTCTAATCGTTTGTTTGCTGCAAACTCAGGAGTACAAAATATCCCACAATGGCATGAACCAGTTTGAGGAATCTCTTTTGTTTTGGCTGGTTCACAAGGGCAAGTCCTAGCATCTACACTTTTATGAACTCCATCAACTTCCTCAACCATAAAACATGGACAGAATCTTTCGTTATACATCATCTTGTTTCTTGCAAGACCCATCTGAACACCCTCATTAACCGTGAGTTCTGGGTTGTATTCTAAACCTAGATTTTTTACAACATCATCAGTAAATGCAATTGTTTTTTTCATCTCATTTATAAACTCAGGAGAGTTCATATCGATTTTTTTTATAGCCATTATTTGCCTTTTCTCGCTTTACCTTCGATTATAAAACGCAGAGCATTTAGTTTTATGAAACCTTCAGCATCCTTTTGGTTATAGACTTCATCTTCTTCAAATGTTGAATATTCTTCATTAAAAAGTGATACATCAGAAGTTCTTCCAACAACAATTATGCTTCCTTTGTAAAGTTTAAGACGAACTTCTCCTTGAACATATTTTTGAGTATTGTCAATTGCAGCTTGAAGCATTTCGCGTTCTGGTGCAAACCAAAATCCATTGTATATAAGTTTTG
Coding sequences:
- the hslV gene encoding ATP-dependent protease subunit HslV, which gives rise to MFDATTILAYKGKNKAVIGGDGQVTFGDSVLKGNATKIRTLGHGKILAGFAGSTADAFNLFDMFEEFLEDKKGDLLKSVIEFSKAWRKDKVLRRLEAMMIVLNNKHIFILTGNGDVVEPEDGEIASIGSGGNYAISAARALKKHSALDDEELVRESLSIAADLCIYTNHNIKTLILEKGK
- the hslU gene encoding HslU--HslV peptidase ATPase subunit; translation: MNLTPKEIVKYLDNYVISQRDAKKTIALALRTRYRRMKLSPELQDEIMPKNILMIGSTGVGKTEISRRLAKMMKVPFIKVEASKYTEVGFVGRDVESMIRDLVVNSISIVKAEKEEENKEKMENYVINKIVEKLIPPLPDSASESKQDDYQRLLLVMEKRVINAEMDDKIIELEFDKVHVEFNDTNLPPEMAKVQESFSKIFDTMNKEDNKKEVTVKDAKSILKHEASSKLLDMTNINTEALKRAQDGGIIFLDEIDKIAISAKSQGRNDPSKEGVQRDLLPIVEGSSVTTKYGVINTDHILFIAAGAFHLTKPSDLIPELQGRFPLRVELESLTEETLYKILTQTQNSLLKQYEALLSVEGLKLIFEDEAIRAIAHLAHKANEITEDIGARRLHTVLEKILEDISFDADEHNGEEFIIDAKLVHDKLDMVVDDDDLSRYIL
- a CDS encoding ferredoxin-thioredoxin reductase catalytic domain-containing protein, whose product is MAIKKIDMNSPEFINEMKKTIAFTDDVVKNLGLEYNPELTVNEGVQMGLARNKMMYNERFCPCFMVEEVDGVHKSVDARTCPCEPAKTKEIPQTGSCHCGIFCTPEFAANKRLEMQAEEVVHTHSRGLTKEECELLVNQNELDSDELLALLEARELDMVTFKLVDVREDMEWQMGHINGADKLVPTSSFYQAIEEAKLDKNENIILYCHVGSRSAHVARILPDMGYTKIGNLTHGIVSYSGKINR
- the rplI gene encoding 50S ribosomal protein L9 — translated: MKVLLIKDVKSLGKKGEVKEVKDGYGKNFLIGKGFARHATAEILSQHAQDEIIVAQNLEKEVNILKEIAKDLDKAEIIITKKLGQNGHLFGSVTKDEIANALKEQHGIEIDKKHINEKHAIKTIGEHDLDFKLGHGLHAVLHVDVQGE